From Methanosarcina lacustris Z-7289, one genomic window encodes:
- a CDS encoding DMT family transporter: MAVILGCVFYSMNGLFISRIHDMAISPVIFYRLFFGLLFLFIYIVARGKTSDLRLKKKKRSLFLQGVLVVTCMLLYFTCLKITCVSIAILLQYTAPIYVMLASPFLLNEKIGKESIAALFVAITGVFLIVRPEGGLSGIELTGTYMLGMIAGLLSGVVFAALILNVKVLKEEYPELAIVFWPMGIAFLLLSPFAFEVSPAVLYSNLKVLAAFGIVSIGFGEIFTVLGLANLKAQTGSLLSLIEPVSGVFFDTAVLGIALSSETLAGCALIMGSAVIISLNDSKKLPEKGVKERPRTF; the protein is encoded by the coding sequence ATGGCAGTGATTTTAGGTTGTGTGTTCTACAGCATGAACGGGCTCTTTATTTCCCGTATCCATGATATGGCTATTTCTCCGGTAATCTTTTACAGGTTGTTCTTCGGGCTTTTGTTTCTTTTTATATATATAGTTGCGAGAGGGAAAACCTCGGACCTCAGGTTAAAGAAAAAGAAAAGAAGCCTGTTCCTGCAGGGGGTACTCGTGGTTACGTGCATGCTGCTCTATTTTACCTGCCTGAAGATTACCTGTGTATCTATTGCAATTCTGCTCCAGTATACAGCCCCAATCTATGTAATGCTGGCTTCCCCTTTTCTCCTGAATGAAAAAATTGGAAAGGAAAGTATAGCTGCCCTCTTCGTCGCAATCACAGGAGTATTTCTTATAGTCAGACCCGAAGGCGGGCTTTCAGGAATTGAACTTACAGGTACTTACATGCTGGGCATGATAGCAGGGCTGCTTTCAGGAGTTGTCTTTGCGGCTCTGATCCTGAACGTAAAAGTTTTAAAAGAGGAATATCCGGAACTTGCAATCGTTTTCTGGCCGATGGGGATTGCTTTTTTGCTGCTGAGCCCCTTTGCATTTGAGGTTTCCCCGGCTGTCCTTTACAGCAATCTGAAAGTGCTTGCTGCTTTCGGGATAGTCTCCATAGGTTTCGGAGAGATCTTTACAGTTCTCGGACTTGCAAATCTTAAAGCCCAAACCGGAAGCCTCCTTTCCCTGATAGAACCTGTCAGCGGGGTATTTTTTGATACCGCGGTGCTTGGAATTGCGCTGTCTTCAGAAACCCTTGCAGGTTGCGCCTTAATTATGGGCTCTGCAGTGATTATAAGTCTTAATGACTCGAAGAAGCTTCCGGAAAAAGGAGTGAAGGAACGGCCTAGAACTTTCTAA
- a CDS encoding histidine kinase N-terminal 7TM domain-containing protein, which produces MGVLILSGLISTLLAIKAYKAFNSRSSPFIKHFILIMLCMALWSVNYAFEIGIVDIEYKYIFARLQYMGIAFVPVAWFLFAAEYSGEYRQFARKYEKILFIFPCITILLMLTNSIHGLYFGDFVLDPSGEFPILVLDHGPFFWTFYVYSFVLIMLGIFLFFKQFVNLTAPHGTHAAIALTAACVPVLGNILHIARIGPFKFLDPTPFSFTITGLILFWGAIQHEFLNIIPVARESVIESMNDGYIVVDLSNSIVDINKAALELAGKVSKEALGKNLNGLFGEGVEILGDSSEGGFGREISLKSGLETKFFTISVSPLLTKNDAEGKLVMFHDITEIYRYQEALKQANKKINLMSNITRHDILNQVNVLSGYTALISEVLPPDVKEDRRISKYLRNLNKGIETIHSQIIFTKDYQELGVVSPTWQSISSTVKEAAFAFSGQGVKFSIEDNDLEIYGDPLLKKVFYNLFDNARNHGDHVSEIDVSSHVAGESVVIEVKDNGVGVSPDMKELIFEKSVGKNTGLGLFLVRGILSITGMEITETGIEGEGARFEIRVPSGNWRRASSQ; this is translated from the coding sequence ATGGGGGTATTAATTTTATCAGGGCTTATATCCACCTTGCTTGCAATCAAAGCATACAAAGCCTTTAATTCCCGCAGTTCGCCTTTTATAAAGCATTTTATTTTAATTATGCTCTGCATGGCTCTCTGGTCCGTGAATTATGCTTTTGAAATCGGGATCGTGGATATTGAGTATAAGTATATATTTGCCCGTCTCCAGTACATGGGGATTGCCTTTGTTCCTGTAGCGTGGTTTTTATTTGCAGCCGAATACTCTGGAGAATACAGGCAGTTTGCACGAAAGTATGAGAAAATTCTTTTTATTTTTCCTTGCATTACAATTCTGCTGATGCTTACAAACAGCATCCACGGACTTTATTTTGGAGATTTTGTTCTTGATCCCTCAGGAGAATTTCCTATCCTTGTACTTGACCATGGGCCATTTTTCTGGACTTTTTATGTTTACTCCTTTGTTTTGATAATGCTTGGAATCTTTTTATTTTTCAAGCAGTTTGTCAACCTTACCGCACCTCACGGGACCCATGCAGCCATTGCCCTTACCGCAGCCTGTGTTCCGGTGCTTGGAAATATACTTCACATAGCACGTATCGGGCCCTTTAAATTTCTTGATCCTACTCCCTTTTCCTTTACAATAACTGGCTTGATTCTCTTCTGGGGCGCAATCCAGCATGAGTTCCTTAACATTATTCCAGTTGCCAGAGAAAGTGTGATTGAATCCATGAATGATGGGTACATTGTTGTGGACCTTTCAAACTCCATAGTGGATATTAATAAGGCTGCACTTGAACTCGCCGGAAAAGTAAGTAAAGAGGCTCTGGGGAAAAACTTAAATGGTCTTTTCGGAGAGGGAGTAGAGATTTTAGGTGATTCGTCTGAAGGAGGTTTTGGCAGGGAAATTTCACTCAAGAGCGGTTTGGAAACAAAGTTCTTCACTATCAGTGTCAGTCCCCTTCTTACAAAGAATGATGCAGAGGGCAAGCTGGTAATGTTCCACGATATCACGGAGATCTATCGGTACCAGGAAGCTTTGAAACAGGCAAACAAGAAAATAAATCTCATGAGCAATATTACCAGGCACGATATTCTCAATCAGGTGAATGTACTTTCAGGGTATACCGCGCTGATCTCGGAAGTGCTTCCTCCGGATGTAAAAGAAGACCGCAGGATCTCAAAATACCTCCGAAATCTTAACAAAGGCATTGAAACAATCCATAGCCAGATCATTTTCACAAAGGATTACCAGGAACTCGGAGTTGTTTCTCCTACCTGGCAGTCTATAAGCAGCACTGTAAAAGAGGCTGCTTTTGCCTTTTCCGGGCAGGGAGTGAAGTTTTCCATAGAGGATAACGACCTTGAAATATATGGAGACCCCCTGCTCAAAAAAGTTTTTTACAACCTGTTTGACAATGCAAGAAACCATGGAGATCACGTCAGTGAGATTGATGTAAGCTCTCATGTAGCAGGAGAAAGTGTTGTAATCGAAGTAAAGGATAATGGTGTAGGAGTCTCTCCTGACATGAAAGAACTTATTTTTGAGAAATCCGTAGGTAAAAATACCGGGCTTGGCCTTTTCCTCGTCAGAGGCATACTTTCCATTACAGGCATGGAAATTACTGAAACAGGAATCGAAGGGGAAGGCGCAAGATTTGAAATTCGTGTACCGTCGGGAAACTGGCGCAGAGCCTCTTCTCAATAA
- the iscB gene encoding RNA-guided endonuclease IscB, translating to MIFVLNKNKQPLSPCHSAVARKLLKTGKAVIHKKYPFTIRLKELKYSENKAEFRLKIDYGSRHTGLAILNGSKVIGLAQIHHKTSIKSNMDSRRAMRRTRRNRKTRYRKPRFNNRKRKEDWLPPSLQSRVDNIQNWVAKLQQLCPLTHISYENAKFDTQLMQNPELSGIEYQQGELQGYEVREYLLEKWGRKCAYCGAENVPLEIEHIIPRARHGTSRVSNLTLACRTCNEAKGTRTAEEFGYPDIQKQARIPLRDAALVTATRWKVYNTLTEKGLEVECGTGARMKMNRIRLNLPKDHHFDAICVGASTPDKIIFKTNQVLYIKAKGRGSHCRTNLDKYGFPRGYLSRKKSFFGFQTGDIVKAVVPKGKYKGIHFGAVACRKTGYFDIKNKEGVRIGQGINHKYCNILSRADGYEYATEHLEVDGIPPTTEVIGILP from the coding sequence ATGATCTTTGTATTAAACAAAAACAAACAACCGTTAAGCCCCTGTCATTCAGCAGTTGCCAGAAAATTGCTTAAAACAGGAAAAGCTGTTATTCATAAAAAATATCCATTCACAATTCGGCTAAAAGAGTTGAAATATTCCGAAAATAAAGCTGAATTCCGATTAAAAATAGACTATGGAAGCCGACACACAGGTTTAGCTATCTTAAATGGTTCTAAAGTAATTGGGCTTGCTCAAATCCATCACAAAACCAGTATTAAAAGCAATATGGATAGCCGCAGAGCAATGCGGAGAACTCGACGAAATCGAAAAACCAGGTATAGAAAACCCAGATTCAACAACAGAAAACGAAAAGAAGATTGGCTTCCTCCATCCCTGCAAAGCAGGGTAGACAACATCCAAAATTGGGTTGCTAAACTGCAACAGTTATGTCCTTTGACTCATATTTCGTATGAAAATGCCAAATTTGATACCCAGCTAATGCAAAATCCAGAACTTTCAGGTATTGAATATCAGCAGGGAGAACTTCAGGGATACGAAGTTAGGGAATATTTGCTTGAAAAATGGGGGAGAAAATGCGCATATTGCGGAGCAGAGAATGTTCCCCTGGAGATAGAACATATAATTCCAAGAGCAAGACATGGAACGAGCAGAGTTTCCAATTTAACATTAGCTTGCAGAACTTGCAATGAAGCAAAAGGAACCCGGACAGCAGAAGAATTTGGGTATCCGGATATTCAAAAACAAGCAAGAATACCACTGAGGGATGCTGCACTTGTCACAGCTACACGATGGAAAGTCTACAACACACTCACAGAAAAGGGACTTGAAGTCGAATGTGGGACAGGTGCAAGGATGAAGATGAATAGAATCAGGTTGAATCTACCCAAAGATCATCATTTTGATGCAATTTGTGTTGGTGCTTCAACACCAGATAAAATAATATTCAAAACAAACCAGGTTCTATACATAAAAGCAAAAGGTAGAGGATCACATTGCAGAACCAATCTTGATAAGTACGGATTTCCTAGAGGGTATCTGAGTAGAAAAAAGAGTTTCTTTGGGTTCCAGACAGGAGATATTGTTAAAGCGGTTGTTCCGAAAGGAAAATACAAAGGAATTCATTTTGGTGCTGTAGCTTGTAGAAAAACAGGTTATTTTGATATTAAAAATAAAGAAGGTGTTAGAATAGGGCAGGGAATTAATCATAAATATTGCAATATTTTGAGTAGAGCAGATGGATATGAATATGCCACAGAGCATTTGGAAGTTGACGGAATTCCTCCTACGACTGAAGTCATAGGCATCCTTCCTTAA
- the mtaA gene encoding methylcobamide:CoM methyltransferase MtaA: MSEFSLNTRFERALKGESLDIIPVCSVTQTGIVELMEMTGAYWPRANYDSHKMAALALAGHEIAGFENVRCPFCTTVLAETLGCTVDEGSVDIQPYVTDFPCTKKGDVKEISVPGSLLESRRIAAVLDAVEIMKTKVGKDVPVVAGLVGPAGLASMLAGMKNYLMWFVTNPDVVEELMGTLTEVCIEYANGLLERGADAVVLIDSEAGPDIIAPQMFETSVFPLHRKFCREVPGLKILHMCGDATAVLDPLADAGFEGISIEEKVDVGFAKGIVGNRVRLIGNVSPSDTLLTKGPEEVVIEARACLEDGIDILAPGCGLAPHTPLKNIKALFRARDEYCSL, encoded by the coding sequence ATGAGTGAATTTTCCCTGAATACGAGATTTGAAAGGGCACTGAAAGGTGAATCCCTTGATATAATCCCTGTCTGTTCGGTAACCCAGACAGGTATTGTCGAACTCATGGAAATGACAGGAGCTTACTGGCCCCGGGCTAACTACGATTCCCACAAGATGGCGGCACTTGCCCTGGCAGGACACGAGATTGCAGGGTTTGAAAATGTACGCTGCCCTTTCTGCACTACAGTGCTTGCCGAAACTCTGGGCTGTACGGTAGACGAAGGTAGTGTAGATATACAGCCTTACGTGACTGATTTTCCCTGTACGAAAAAGGGTGATGTTAAGGAGATTTCAGTCCCCGGTTCGCTTCTTGAAAGCAGGCGAATAGCGGCAGTTCTGGATGCGGTTGAAATTATGAAGACTAAAGTCGGGAAAGACGTGCCTGTAGTTGCAGGGCTTGTGGGTCCTGCCGGACTTGCTTCTATGCTTGCGGGCATGAAAAATTACCTTATGTGGTTTGTGACAAACCCTGACGTTGTAGAGGAACTGATGGGAACTCTGACCGAAGTCTGCATTGAATATGCAAATGGTTTGCTGGAGAGGGGCGCAGATGCTGTAGTGCTTATAGACTCAGAAGCTGGCCCTGATATTATTGCTCCTCAGATGTTTGAGACCTCGGTCTTTCCACTCCACAGGAAATTCTGCAGAGAAGTCCCGGGTTTGAAAATCCTCCATATGTGTGGGGACGCCACAGCCGTCCTTGACCCTCTGGCAGATGCCGGGTTTGAGGGGATCAGCATTGAAGAAAAGGTGGATGTAGGTTTTGCAAAGGGAATTGTGGGCAACCGGGTACGTCTGATAGGAAATGTATCCCCCTCTGATACCCTGCTGACAAAAGGGCCCGAAGAGGTTGTAATTGAAGCCAGAGCATGTCTTGAAGACGGGATCGATATTCTTGCTCCGGGCTGTGGGCTCGCTCCCCATACTCCGCTCAAAAATATAAAAGCGCTTTTCAGGGCAAGAGATGAGTACTGCTCATTGTGA